AAAAGCACAAAAGGTAAAGTTCGGTCTCTTTACGGACGTGCACGTGCCGACCATGCACGACGCCAAAGAGCGTATCACGGCGTTTATGGACAGCATGAAAACGGCCAAGCCCGATTTTATCATTGAACTCGGTGACTTCGGTACGCCGGCTCCCAAATACGCCTATGGGTTTGACCTATGGAAAGCGTACCCGGGCCTTAAATACCAAGTCATCGGCAACCACGAAATGGACGGCGGCTACTCATTAAAACAGGCCCTCGACTACCGAGGAATGCCTTCGTCCTATTATTCCTTTGAAAACAATGGCTTCTATTTCATCGTGTTGGACGGCAACGACAAAAAAACGCCCGATGTAAAAGGCTATCAACAATACATGGGCGAAACACAATTGGCGTGGCTGAAAGGGGAACTGGACAAGGCCAAAATGCCCATCATTATCTTTTCCCACCAAGGATTAGGGAAAGACGGGGTGGACAATGCTGCCGATATTCGGGCCATGCTGGAAGCGCACAATAAGAAAGCCGGAAAGAATAAAGTTATTGTCAACTTCTACGGCCACATTCACTACGACCGGGCGGACGAGATCAACGGCATTTGGTACGTTTGCATCAATTCGATGTCGTACAAATGGCTGGGGGAAGAATACGGGCACGTTCGCTACAGCGAGCAGGTGGATAAGGACTTCAAATGGATCAAATACACAACTCCTTACAAAGATCCGCTGTATACCGTGATTGAAATCTCGACCAAAGGAACCATCACCATTGCCGGCAAAAAATCGGAATGGGTCGGGCCGCCGCCCGAAAAGGTGGGGTTTCCCGTACAGAACCCTGAATACGAAGTGCCCGAGATCAGAGCACGAACCCTGAAATTTAAACCGTAGGGGCAGGCTTTACGTCTGCCCGGTTGCGTCAAAACCGGTGTTGGAGTATAAACCAAAAATAATAAATGTACCGTAGGGGCAGGCTTTACGTCTGCCCGGTAATCGCGAAAGATTTCAAACCGCATTGAAAAAAGGCGGACGCATACATGGGCGGACGCAGAGCGAGAACCCTGAAATTTAAACCGTAGGGGCAGGCTTTACATCTACCCGATAACCGCGAAAGATTTCAAACCGCATTGAAAAAAGGCGGACGCATACATGGGCGGACGCAAGGCCCGCCCCTACGGGGTTTGATTGTATTTTATCTATTTGATTATGAATAAATCAGTATTGTTTTTTTTGTGCGTTTTTTGTTTTCGCAGCATTGCCCAGACCATTGATATTTCTGAAGCGCGAATCTATACGTCGGTGACGGATAAACAGGTGCTGCGGCGAAGCGTGGAAGTACTCCAACAGGAAGTAAAAAAACGCAGTCATCTGGATTGGCCGTTGCTGACAAAACTCCCTTCTGATGGAAAACCCTACGTGGGTATTGCCCTGGAAAGTGATCTTTCCGGGTTTCCGATACGGGTGCGGGAAGAAATTCGAAAGCTACCCGTCATCAATGCCGAAGGGTTTAAGCTGTTGGTGATTCCCGAGACCAAAGCGGTATTTGTAGTGGGCAAAGATGCGCGCGGTATCCTGTACGGTGTGGGGCGCCTGTTGCGAAAGATGGAAATAAGTCATACGCTGGTTTCGATTTCGGATAAGCTGTCGATGGCCACAAGTCCGAAGTACCCTGTTCGCGGGCATCAGTTGGGCTACCGTCCCAAAACCAACGCCTACGACGCCTTTACGGTGGAACAATTTGATCAATACATTCGCGAGCTGGCGCTTTTCGGCGCCAACAGCATCGAGATCATGCCGCCCCGTACCGACGACGACGCCACGAGTCGGCACATGAAGCTGCCCGCCATAAAGATGATTGGCGAACAGGCGCGGATCTGCAAAGAATACGGACTCGACGTCTGGATGTGGTACCCCAACATGGGCTCCAACTACACACATCCCGATTCCATTCAAAAAGAATTGAAAGAACGGCACGAAGTATTTTCGTCGGTGTCGCCACTCGACCACGTATTTGTGCCCGGTGGCGACCCCGGCGATTTGGAGCCTGATGTACTTTTCGCCTGGTTGGAGAAAATGTCGGTTGTTTTAAAGAAATACCATCCCAAAGCTAAAATTTGGGTGTCACCGCAGGTATTTCGGCCGACCAAAAAATGGTTCGATGCGTTTTTTGGACACGTCAATAAAAACTATCCGTGGTTTGGCGGCGTGGTGTTTGGCCCTTGGGTCAAAATGCCCGTGCAGGAGATTCGACGCGTGGTCAACGCGAATATTCCCATTCGGCATTACCCGGATATTACGCACAATTACAGCGCGCAGTACCCCGTTCCGCACTGGGATCTGGCCTACGCCATGACCCTGGGGCGCGAGAGCATCAACCCGCGTCCGCACGATGAAAAAGTGATTCACAATGCCCTCGATGAATACGGCGTGGGAAGCATCAGCTACTCGGAAGGCACCAACGACGACGTGAACAAATTTGTGTGGAGCGATCAGGACTGGAATCCCGATACGCCCGTCATCGAAACCCTTCGCGACTACGCCCGGCTGTTTTTCGGCCCGGAGTACCAAGAGTCGGCGGCGCAGGCCCTGATATCCCTGGAAAATAATCTGAAAGGGCCCTTGCTGACCAACGAGGGGGTTGCCCGTACCCTGATGCAATGGCAAACCATTGAAGAAGATGCTTCGCCGGAATTGTGGCAGAACCCCCGTTTTCAGATGGGCCTGATCCGGGCCTATTACGATGCCTACACGCGCCGCCGGCTTCTGTACGAAACCGAAGTGGAGCAGGAGGCCAAAGATATTTTGGGACGAATACGGTCGGGAAGCTCACTGGCAAACATTCAGCGGGCCAAAGCCGCCCTTGAAAAAGCCTGGCAATGGCCCATTTTGCCCGAATACCGCCGTAAATGCTTTGTCCTGGCCGATTCGCTGTACCGAAGCATCGGTGCCCAGTTGACCATCGCCAAACACGGGGCGATGTCGGGACGCGGTAATTTTTTGGATAATATCGACATTCCTCTCAATGACGCGCCTTACATGCTGGATCAATTGACCAAAATCGAAAAACTGAGCAGTGAATCGGAACGATTGCAGAAAATAGACCAATTGCTGCGCCGCACCGATCCCGGGCCGGGCGGTTTTTACGATCACTTCGGCTCGCCCGAGAGCTGGTACCGTGTGGTATCGGATATACCTTGGGAAAAAGATCCCGGCAGTTTGCAGTCACCGCGCATTGGGTTTGGGGTGGGCCTGGTAGGAGAGGAATGGGTAGACGAGATCAAAGCCACGGGTTTTAAAGGGCAGGTCACGCCGCGCGTGTGGATGAAGCAGGCCAAAACGCTCTATGATCAACCCCTGAAAATCGCCTATACCGAACTCGACCCGCAGTCGTCGTACCGAATGAAAATCGCGTATACGGGACGTTTTCGGTCACGCATGAAACTTACCACAGACGATGGCTCCGTCATTCACGATTTTCTCCAAACGGGCGAACAGCCCCTCTTTGAATTTGACGTGCCTCAAAAAGCCACCGCCGACGGTAAAGTAACCTTCATCTGGAATTGCGGCGAAGGCGAGCGCGGCTCGCAGGTCACGGAGATTTGGCTGATGAAAAAGTAAACCGGTCGCTTTGTCGTCCTGACGGTTCGCCGCCGCGAAAGGACCTATGTTGGTAGGTAAGAACGACTTTTAGGATTTACAGGAATTAATTGTCCGTGTCTCCACGGACAAAGGCAAGGGAAAGAATTTATGTGGGTAGAGCGTAAGCTATTTTTTGAAATTGTATTTTCCAAAGTACAGAAATAGGCTAAAAGTGCATTTTGTAAAAAACACTTTTTAAACCATAGGTTAAAAATTACCGTCAATGAAACACCTTCTGTCTATCCTATGCCTGTTCGTGACTCAGGTCGTTTGCGCCCAAACCACCGCTGTCGGTACCGTCTACCACGACCTCAATAAAAACGGCCGGAAAGAAGCCGGCGAGCCGGGCATTGCCCATGTGGGCGTTTCCAACGGAAAAGAAGTGGTTAAAACCGATAAAAACGGCAAATGGACCCTGCCCGTGGGCGATGATACGGGCTTTTTTGTCATCAAACCCGCTGAGTACGCCGTTCCTTTGACCAATGATCAGCTACCGAAACACTATTACCTGCATAAACCCAACGGCTCGCCTTCGACGAAATCGGAGGGGGTGGCACCGACGGGAGCTTTGCCCAACTCCATTGATTTTCCGCTGTGGAAGCAGAAAACGGAGAACCGGTTTTCGGTGCTGTTGTTCAGTGATTCCCAGACGCGGGGGTTGGCGGAGGTCAATCACGTGACGCACGATGTGGTCGAAGAATGCATCGGGACCCGGGCGCGTTTCGGCATTTCGTTGGGCGATATCGTAGCCGATGACCCGAATCTGTTTGCCGAGGTCAACGGCAGTATCGGGCAGATTGGTGTGCCTTGGTACAATGTCTTCGGCAATCATGATTTTAACCGAGGAGCCACGAATGATCAATTCAGCGACGAAACCTTTGAGCGGTTTTACGGGCCGAGCACCTACGCGTTTGAAGAAGGACAAGTGGCCTTTATCGCGCTCAAAAACGTG
Above is a window of Runella slithyformis DSM 19594 DNA encoding:
- a CDS encoding metallophosphoesterase family protein, which encodes MRKIYAICLIFSLLLSPVAFSQKAQKVKFGLFTDVHVPTMHDAKERITAFMDSMKTAKPDFIIELGDFGTPAPKYAYGFDLWKAYPGLKYQVIGNHEMDGGYSLKQALDYRGMPSSYYSFENNGFYFIVLDGNDKKTPDVKGYQQYMGETQLAWLKGELDKAKMPIIIFSHQGLGKDGVDNAADIRAMLEAHNKKAGKNKVIVNFYGHIHYDRADEINGIWYVCINSMSYKWLGEEYGHVRYSEQVDKDFKWIKYTTPYKDPLYTVIEISTKGTITIAGKKSEWVGPPPEKVGFPVQNPEYEVPEIRARTLKFKP